In the Methylobacter sp. YRD-M1 genome, one interval contains:
- a CDS encoding Mu transposase C-terminal domain-containing protein — protein MSEDNFDDLNPAFEPRRQRLDIQAGCLVQHGSTVYRIAQVLDFETVIGAEVETGRSAPLRIGELCPLSADGAVSPNMDLSEIADEDWKIAEQRFAAIKPLVHEFMPGRYEVALRAKEVQVDTSTLYRWLKKYKAHGTVSALIPKKRGWKADKGRIPVFSEKVINEVIQDFYLTPQRPSDQKTVMEVLRRCQLSGIEAPSPNTIRARLSKVSEKERLRGRGFKEKAKNKFLPAAGSFPNADFPLAVVQIDHTPGDIILVDDVHRKPIGRPWITMAIDVHTRMVVGYYLSFDPPSETSVAMCVAHAMLPKEEWLLLHKVDSQWPVWGVPRTIHVDNGADFRSNNFQQSCLMYGIHLEFRPVKQPRYGGHIERLLGTFLEDIHGLPGTTFSSIKDREGYDSEKNAVLTKSEFEELFVIHICKIYHQRLHHGIGMSPLRKWEIGIFGNAETQGIGLPPRPSDRHTILLDFLPCFRRTIQTFGVTIDGLSYYAEALRPWINAGSPDIPGKKREFIFRRDPRDISTLWFFDPILQQYFKVPFADQSLPPMSIWEYQQVREILKKEGAKSVNEPQILRALTELRTKVEEAKEKTKKARRQSQRRKEHEKKVSPAAPLPTTQLNPGIPVSGLSSDLIDGDIELFGDIA, from the coding sequence ATGAGTGAAGATAATTTTGATGATCTGAATCCAGCATTTGAACCACGGCGCCAACGTCTCGATATACAGGCCGGCTGTCTTGTTCAACATGGGAGTACTGTTTATCGAATTGCCCAGGTCCTGGATTTTGAAACAGTCATCGGTGCTGAAGTCGAAACGGGACGCAGTGCGCCTTTGCGCATAGGTGAACTCTGTCCTCTTAGTGCTGATGGAGCGGTGTCACCGAACATGGATTTGTCTGAAATTGCTGATGAGGACTGGAAGATTGCCGAACAACGCTTTGCAGCAATCAAACCGCTAGTGCATGAATTTATGCCGGGCAGGTATGAAGTGGCGCTGCGGGCCAAAGAGGTACAGGTAGATACTTCCACGCTTTACCGGTGGCTTAAAAAATATAAGGCCCATGGTACAGTTTCTGCGCTCATACCCAAAAAACGGGGCTGGAAAGCAGACAAAGGTCGAATTCCGGTTTTCTCAGAAAAAGTTATCAATGAGGTTATTCAGGACTTCTATTTGACTCCGCAACGTCCATCGGATCAAAAGACTGTTATGGAAGTCCTTCGCCGCTGCCAGCTAAGCGGGATAGAAGCGCCAAGTCCAAACACGATAAGGGCTCGGTTAAGCAAGGTTTCCGAAAAAGAAAGACTACGCGGACGCGGCTTCAAGGAAAAAGCCAAGAACAAGTTTTTGCCTGCAGCGGGGAGTTTTCCGAATGCTGATTTTCCGTTAGCCGTCGTGCAGATTGACCATACGCCAGGCGACATTATCTTGGTGGATGATGTTCACCGCAAACCCATTGGGCGCCCCTGGATTACCATGGCAATCGACGTGCACACCCGCATGGTTGTCGGTTATTACCTTTCTTTTGATCCGCCCTCTGAAACTTCCGTTGCCATGTGCGTGGCCCATGCCATGCTGCCTAAAGAGGAATGGTTACTGCTGCATAAGGTCGATAGCCAGTGGCCGGTCTGGGGTGTGCCCCGGACTATCCATGTTGATAACGGCGCTGACTTTCGTTCCAATAATTTTCAGCAATCCTGCCTGATGTATGGCATCCACCTGGAATTCAGGCCGGTTAAACAGCCCCGTTATGGTGGTCATATCGAGAGACTTTTGGGCACGTTTTTAGAAGACATTCACGGTCTGCCAGGAACAACCTTTTCATCCATCAAAGATAGGGAAGGCTACGATTCCGAAAAGAATGCCGTACTGACCAAGTCCGAATTTGAAGAATTATTCGTCATCCATATCTGTAAAATTTACCACCAGCGCCTGCATCACGGCATTGGTATGTCGCCGTTACGCAAGTGGGAAATTGGCATCTTTGGTAATGCCGAGACACAAGGGATTGGTTTGCCGCCGCGGCCTTCTGACCGGCATACCATTCTTCTGGATTTTCTTCCATGCTTCCGGCGCACAATTCAAACCTTTGGCGTGACCATTGATGGGTTGAGTTATTATGCTGAAGCTCTGCGTCCTTGGATAAATGCCGGGTCTCCGGACATTCCCGGCAAAAAGCGGGAATTCATTTTCCGTCGCGATCCGCGCGATATTAGTACCCTCTGGTTTTTTGATCCAATCCTGCAGCAGTATTTTAAAGTCCCTTTTGCCGACCAGTCGCTGCCACCTATGAGTATATGGGAATACCAGCAAGTCAGGGAAATACTTAAAAAAGAAGGGGCTAAAAGCGTCAATGAGCCTCAAATTTTACGGGCTCTTACAGAGCTTCGCACTAAAGTCGAAGAAGCGAAAGAAAAGACCAAGAAGGCCCGTAGGCAGTCACAACGGCGCAAGGAACATGAAAAAAAGGTATCGCCTGCGGCTCCACTTCCAACGACACAATTAAATCCAGGCATCCCAGTCAGCGGTCTGTCATCAGACCTTATTGATGGAGATATTGAACTGTTTGGAGATATTGCATGA
- a CDS encoding IS256 family transposase, translating into MSKHNVIELEGRAEISDPLTELLKNGARQLIQQAVEAELQELLEGHKDRRLDNGNAAVVRNGYLPAREIQTGLGPVTVRIPKVRAKSGEPVTFRSALVPPYVRKTRSLETAIPWLYLKGISSGEMEAALEVLVGPDAKGLSASTVSRLKQTWAQEYPQWRETQLDKDRWVYIWADGIYSGLRAEDAKLCALVVIGVNERGQKRFLAIEDGVRESTQSWREVLLKLKAQGMNVPRLAIGDGAMGFWAALEEVYGETRQQRCWMHKTLNILNCLPKSNQAKAKQALHEIWQAETQEAAEKAFDLFIQTYGAKYPKATQCLEKDREELLAFYDFPAQHWQSLRTTNPIESTFGTIRHRTKRSKGCLTRDGMLQMMFKLAQCAEKNWRRQRGFDYLAKVIDGVKFNDGIEAIESAQVAA; encoded by the coding sequence ATGAGCAAGCATAACGTTATTGAGTTGGAAGGGCGAGCAGAGATTTCGGACCCGCTGACTGAGCTATTGAAAAACGGGGCAAGACAATTGATTCAGCAAGCCGTGGAAGCTGAACTGCAGGAACTTCTGGAAGGCCACAAGGACAGACGCCTGGATAACGGCAATGCGGCCGTGGTCCGCAATGGTTACCTTCCCGCGCGTGAGATTCAAACGGGTTTGGGGCCGGTCACGGTTCGCATTCCCAAAGTCCGCGCCAAAAGCGGGGAGCCCGTCACTTTCCGTTCCGCCCTGGTACCACCCTATGTTCGCAAAACACGCTCCTTGGAAACGGCCATCCCGTGGCTCTACCTGAAAGGGATATCCAGTGGTGAGATGGAGGCTGCGTTGGAAGTTCTGGTGGGTCCTGATGCGAAAGGTCTCTCCGCCAGCACGGTGTCGCGTTTGAAGCAGACCTGGGCGCAAGAGTACCCGCAATGGCGGGAAACCCAACTCGACAAGGATCGCTGGGTCTATATCTGGGCTGACGGAATTTACAGTGGTCTGAGAGCGGAGGATGCCAAGCTCTGCGCCCTGGTAGTAATCGGAGTCAACGAACGAGGCCAGAAGCGCTTTCTGGCGATAGAGGACGGTGTCCGGGAGTCAACCCAGAGCTGGCGGGAAGTACTGCTGAAACTGAAGGCGCAAGGCATGAATGTTCCCAGGCTGGCTATTGGGGATGGCGCCATGGGTTTCTGGGCCGCTCTGGAAGAGGTCTATGGTGAGACCCGCCAACAACGTTGCTGGATGCACAAGACCCTGAATATCCTGAATTGCCTACCGAAGTCCAATCAGGCCAAGGCCAAGCAGGCACTCCATGAGATATGGCAAGCTGAGACCCAGGAGGCGGCGGAAAAAGCCTTTGACTTGTTCATCCAAACCTATGGGGCCAAATACCCTAAGGCAACACAGTGCCTGGAGAAAGACCGGGAGGAATTATTGGCGTTTTACGATTTTCCAGCCCAGCACTGGCAAAGCCTGCGAACCACCAACCCGATCGAGTCTACCTTTGGGACTATCCGTCACCGAACTAAGCGATCCAAGGGGTGCCTAACGCGTGATGGCATGCTGCAGATGATGTTCAAATTGGCGCAATGCGCGGAGAAAAACTGGCGGCGTCAGCGAGGGTTTGATTACCTGGCGAAAGTGATTGACGGAGTGAAATTTAACGATGGTATTGAGGCAATAGAATCAGCTCAGGTCGCCGCTTGA
- a CDS encoding IS256 family transposase has translation MTNSNVINLNKPAQNDPLQEVLREGARKLLAAAIEAEVAAFIAQHSALKTDADKAVVVRNGYLPERSIQTGLGDIAVKVPKVRDRSGSGIKFNSSLVPPYLKRTKNIEEFLPWLYLRGISTGDFSETLKHLLGPDAPGLSAATISRLKQDWEQDYQDWTRRDLSQKRYVYVWADGVYSHVRLDDRLCLLVIIGSDENGRKELVALSDGYRESAASWEEVLTDLRQRGLKTAPKLAIGDGALGFWKAVGKLWPETDQQRCWVHKTANVLEKLPKAMQPKVKEALHAIWQAETREQAYQAFDHCIERFEPKYPKAMACLAKDKDAMLAFYDYPAENWQHIRTSNPIESVFATVRLRTTKTKHCGSRTTTLAMAFKLMETAQKKWLRLRGYQQLADVITGVKFVNGIKQTGDQQQDAA, from the coding sequence ATGACAAATAGTAATGTCATTAACCTGAATAAGCCAGCACAGAATGATCCGTTGCAGGAAGTGCTGCGTGAAGGCGCCCGTAAACTACTGGCAGCCGCCATTGAAGCCGAAGTCGCGGCCTTTATCGCGCAGCATAGTGCGTTAAAAACCGACGCTGATAAAGCGGTCGTGGTCAGGAACGGCTATCTGCCTGAGCGTTCGATTCAAACCGGGCTCGGCGACATTGCAGTCAAAGTGCCGAAAGTGCGGGACCGCTCCGGCTCGGGCATCAAGTTCAATAGCAGCCTGGTGCCGCCCTATTTGAAGCGCACCAAGAATATTGAGGAGTTTCTGCCTTGGCTATACTTGCGAGGCATCTCAACCGGGGACTTCTCGGAGACCTTAAAGCACCTGCTGGGCCCGGATGCCCCGGGCTTGTCCGCGGCCACGATCAGTCGTTTAAAGCAGGATTGGGAGCAGGATTACCAGGATTGGACCCGGCGTGACCTGAGCCAAAAGCGCTACGTCTATGTCTGGGCCGATGGCGTCTACAGCCATGTGCGCCTGGATGACCGACTGTGCCTGCTGGTAATCATCGGTTCCGATGAAAACGGCCGCAAGGAGCTGGTGGCTTTATCCGACGGCTACCGTGAATCGGCGGCGAGTTGGGAAGAGGTGTTGACGGATTTGCGGCAACGAGGACTCAAGACGGCGCCCAAACTGGCCATCGGCGATGGCGCACTGGGGTTTTGGAAAGCGGTTGGCAAGCTCTGGCCGGAGACCGACCAGCAACGCTGCTGGGTGCACAAGACGGCCAACGTCCTGGAAAAACTGCCGAAAGCCATGCAGCCCAAGGTCAAAGAGGCGCTGCACGCCATCTGGCAGGCGGAAACCCGGGAACAGGCCTATCAAGCCTTTGACCATTGTATTGAACGGTTCGAACCGAAATATCCGAAAGCGATGGCCTGCCTGGCCAAAGACAAGGACGCCATGCTGGCCTTTTATGATTATCCGGCCGAGAACTGGCAGCACATCCGGACTAGCAATCCGATCGAGTCCGTCTTTGCCACGGTCAGGCTGAGAACGACTAAAACCAAGCATTGCGGCAGCCGAACAACCACCTTGGCGATGGCGTTCAAATTGATGGAGACAGCCCAGAAAAAGTGGCTGCGCTTAAGAGGCTATCAACAGTTAGCCGATGTCATTACCGGCGTGAAATTCGTCAATGGCATCAAACAAACCGGAGATCAACAACAGGACGCCGCTTGA
- a CDS encoding uracil-DNA glycosylase, translated as MFEDRPKLLGNSKALDARLMQIEEIHIAPLTNFVRELQERMGREVSIPYFDPWDGSVETEVLYLLEAPGPKAVNSGFISRNNPDETAKNFFELNRDAGIHRRRTVIWNIVPWYIGNGSRIRAAKSEDIAQGRDSLVHLFEHLPKLRAVVLVGAKAQKVEKELTQLNSSLAVFSCPHPSPMFVNRSPGNRNIILEKLKAIQDFLEH; from the coding sequence ATGTTTGAAGATCGTCCGAAACTCCTAGGCAACTCGAAAGCACTTGATGCTCGATTAATGCAGATCGAGGAAATCCATATCGCACCATTAACGAATTTTGTGCGAGAACTTCAAGAGCGGATGGGTCGGGAAGTCTCAATCCCTTATTTTGATCCATGGGATGGGAGTGTTGAAACCGAAGTGTTGTATTTGCTTGAAGCTCCTGGGCCGAAAGCTGTGAACTCTGGTTTCATTTCCCGCAACAACCCTGACGAAACAGCTAAGAACTTCTTCGAACTCAACAGGGATGCAGGCATTCATCGACGACGCACGGTAATTTGGAACATAGTTCCATGGTACATTGGCAACGGTAGTCGAATTAGGGCGGCAAAGTCTGAGGATATTGCACAGGGTCGCGATTCACTGGTTCATTTGTTTGAACATTTACCTAAACTTCGCGCGGTCGTTTTGGTTGGCGCAAAGGCCCAAAAGGTTGAAAAAGAACTTACACAACTGAATTCATCGTTGGCTGTTTTTTCATGCCCACACCCAAGCCCAATGTTTGTGAATCGTTCGCCTGGGAATCGGAACATAATCCTTGAAAAACTTAAGGCTATCCAGGATTTTTTGGAGCATTAA
- a CDS encoding DUF5131 family protein, producing MSTKSKIEWTEQTWNPATGCTKISPGCKYCYAEVMAKRLQAMNVKGYENGFNLSILPERLTEPLKRKKPTIYFVNSMSDLFHEEIDDDFIEQVFSVISQASQHQFQILTKRAERLAEFFDNRKIPSNAWLGVTVENKEHGLSRIDYLRKVNAKIRFLSCEPLLEDLGNINLKGIDWVIVGGESGAKARPMNTEWAENLQRQCEKQGVKFFFKQWGGWGADGKKRPKKANGRELNGRVFNEMPMNL from the coding sequence ATGTCTACAAAATCAAAAATAGAATGGACTGAACAAACATGGAACCCTGCAACAGGATGTACTAAAATTTCTCCTGGTTGCAAATACTGCTACGCTGAAGTAATGGCTAAACGCTTACAAGCAATGAATGTTAAAGGATATGAGAATGGTTTTAATCTATCTATTCTACCTGAACGGCTTACAGAACCATTAAAGCGAAAAAAACCAACCATCTACTTCGTTAATTCCATGAGTGATTTATTTCACGAAGAAATAGATGACGATTTTATTGAGCAAGTATTTTCAGTGATCAGCCAAGCAAGTCAGCATCAATTTCAAATACTCACCAAACGGGCTGAACGATTGGCCGAATTTTTCGATAACAGAAAGATACCTTCAAATGCCTGGTTAGGGGTAACCGTAGAAAATAAAGAGCATGGTTTATCGCGTATTGACTATTTAAGAAAAGTGAATGCGAAAATTCGTTTTCTTTCCTGTGAGCCATTATTGGAAGATTTAGGTAACATAAATTTAAAAGGTATTGATTGGGTGATTGTTGGTGGCGAATCAGGAGCTAAAGCCCGGCCAATGAATACTGAATGGGCTGAAAACTTACAACGGCAATGTGAAAAACAAGGTGTTAAGTTTTTCTTTAAACAATGGGGTGGATGGGGGGCCGATGGTAAAAAGCGCCCTAAAAAAGCCAATGGACGAGAGCTTAACGGGCGTGTCTTTAATGAAATGCCCATGAATTTATAA
- a CDS encoding three-Cys-motif partner protein TcmP, giving the protein MPKKHYEWSLESPTEIEQHSVAKHDILREYLINYVQTLVSPYQEEFKLTLVDGFSGGGIYRHKDTRELIYGSPIIMLEAIKHASFLINRKRHKPIELKVDYFFVDHNKSACDCLTYILKEQGYGNLIGKSIFILKDSFAGQAEKIMDFIVKKSPRAQRAIFLLDQYGYDQVPASQINRILKSLSCAEIILNFNVAAFLTYASDKKNLAQKKLTDVGIPDALHGRSIEDIKSSERDWRLYIQSCLHQGLVQNCGARYYTPFFIRSSSGHGDYWLVHLSQHPRARDVMTQIHWQKNNCFIHYGGSGLDMFGMIGYVPKMDSSYKNQMEFDFCFDDVAKKASIESLLYEIPYLVRQRGSEGISFLELFSKTCNNSPASGEIYKIVLSRLIDYKEIEIISKEGARRYSANTIHDTDQIIPCQQYSIFSLPQYISLEE; this is encoded by the coding sequence ATGCCAAAGAAACATTATGAATGGAGTCTTGAGTCACCCACTGAAATAGAGCAGCATAGCGTTGCTAAACATGACATTCTCAGGGAGTATTTAATCAACTATGTGCAGACTTTAGTTTCTCCCTATCAAGAGGAATTCAAGTTAACGCTAGTTGATGGTTTTTCAGGTGGAGGGATTTATCGACACAAAGACACTAGAGAGTTAATTTATGGCTCACCAATCATCATGTTAGAGGCAATTAAACATGCGTCTTTTTTAATCAATCGGAAACGTCATAAACCAATTGAGCTAAAGGTCGATTATTTCTTTGTAGATCACAATAAAAGCGCGTGTGATTGTTTAACGTATATTTTAAAAGAGCAAGGCTATGGTAATTTAATCGGTAAATCCATATTTATTCTTAAGGATTCTTTTGCTGGGCAAGCTGAAAAAATTATGGACTTTATTGTTAAGAAAAGTCCTCGTGCCCAAAGGGCAATTTTTTTGCTTGATCAATATGGTTATGATCAAGTGCCTGCTTCCCAAATTAATAGAATACTCAAGTCCTTGAGTTGTGCAGAAATTATTTTAAATTTTAATGTTGCTGCATTTTTAACCTATGCAAGTGATAAAAAAAACTTGGCGCAGAAAAAATTGACAGATGTCGGTATACCAGATGCTCTGCATGGACGTTCCATAGAAGATATTAAAAGCTCAGAAAGAGATTGGCGACTATATATTCAGAGTTGTTTACATCAAGGTCTTGTGCAAAATTGTGGTGCACGTTATTACACGCCATTCTTTATTCGTTCATCAAGTGGACATGGTGATTATTGGTTAGTCCATTTGTCACAGCACCCACGCGCTCGTGATGTCATGACTCAGATTCATTGGCAAAAAAATAATTGCTTTATTCATTATGGAGGTTCCGGGCTGGATATGTTTGGGATGATTGGTTATGTTCCAAAGATGGATAGCTCATATAAAAACCAAATGGAATTTGATTTTTGTTTTGACGATGTAGCCAAAAAAGCAAGCATAGAATCTTTGCTGTATGAAATTCCGTATTTAGTCCGTCAAAGAGGAAGTGAAGGCATCTCTTTTTTGGAGCTGTTTTCTAAAACTTGCAATAATTCTCCAGCCTCTGGAGAGATTTATAAAATTGTTTTGAGTAGATTAATTGATTACAAGGAAATAGAAATTATTAGTAAAGAGGGAGCTAGACGCTATTCAGCCAATACAATTCATGATACTGATCAAATTATTCCATGTCAGCAATATTCCATTTTTTCGCTCCCACAGTACATTTCGTTGGAGGAATGA
- a CDS encoding heteromeric transposase endonuclease subunit TnsA: MAHQVRKIGTTRRSVSGIYAFRGETPIQFESTLERDFIKRKEFSLCVLDVIPQPCQLPFKGLDGRNYTYTPDFLVYHRLGNVEYCDYPRPVLVEVKPEKEWRKHWREWLPKWKAAWRYAKEQGWVFHIQDESRIRDQALQNIMFLERYKRMQFSAEESRWLIENIRQMGSAQFDFIIARHFMGLYRAEGIAHVWHLLATRQLDCDITRPLNDATRLWVPTDE; the protein is encoded by the coding sequence ATGGCACATCAAGTCCGAAAAATAGGAACTACTCGACGTAGTGTATCAGGAATATATGCTTTTCGTGGAGAAACGCCTATCCAGTTTGAGTCCACATTGGAGCGTGATTTTATTAAGCGCAAGGAGTTTTCTCTTTGTGTACTGGATGTGATCCCGCAGCCATGCCAATTGCCGTTTAAGGGGCTGGACGGCAGGAACTACACTTACACGCCTGATTTCCTTGTTTATCACCGGTTGGGTAATGTTGAGTATTGCGATTATCCGCGTCCTGTCCTGGTTGAGGTAAAGCCCGAAAAAGAATGGCGCAAGCACTGGCGTGAATGGTTGCCAAAATGGAAAGCGGCCTGGCGTTACGCCAAGGAACAAGGTTGGGTGTTTCATATTCAAGACGAATCGCGTATCCGGGATCAGGCTTTGCAAAACATCATGTTCCTGGAACGTTATAAGCGGATGCAGTTTTCGGCTGAGGAAAGCCGTTGGCTTATTGAAAACATCAGGCAAATGGGCAGCGCACAGTTCGACTTCATTATTGCGCGTCACTTTATGGGATTGTACAGGGCTGAAGGCATTGCTCACGTATGGCATCTTTTGGCTACACGTCAGCTCGATTGTGATATTACCCGTCCGTTAAATGACGCTACCAGGCTATGGGTCCCAACCGATGAGTGA
- a CDS encoding helix-turn-helix domain-containing protein, with protein sequence MPKKYIVRLSDTERHHLQEVIKKLQGSSQKVRRAQILFKADANGPGWTDQRIAEAYACRINTVEKIRQRFVEEGFERALEGRKREYPPTPRLLDGAQEARIIATRLGSPPAGYARWSLRLLAGRVVELGIVDAISHETVRKLIKKTA encoded by the coding sequence ATGCCCAAGAAATACATTGTCCGCCTGAGCGATACGGAACGTCATCATCTTCAAGAGGTGATCAAAAAACTTCAAGGCAGCTCACAAAAAGTCCGGCGTGCGCAGATTCTGTTCAAGGCCGATGCGAATGGCCCGGGTTGGACAGACCAGCGGATTGCGGAGGCCTACGCATGCCGGATCAACACGGTCGAAAAGATCCGCCAGCGCTTTGTCGAAGAGGGCTTTGAACGGGCGTTGGAAGGCCGAAAACGCGAGTATCCGCCGACCCCGAGGTTATTGGACGGGGCACAGGAAGCGCGCATTATCGCCACGCGCTTGGGATCGCCGCCGGCAGGCTATGCGCGCTGGAGCCTGCGGCTGTTGGCCGGGCGCGTCGTGGAACTGGGGATTGTAGACGCCATCAGCCATGAGACCGTCCGCAAGCTGATTAAAAAAACGGCATGA
- a CDS encoding nucleoid-associated protein, with protein MQIQEAILHRIIKERNTSGSDSTDTKKRDNYLPIDERLERTVEEILKIYTRSTNGYGTFNSSQTVYRFPVLLKDYVAKDVNFIGFTGDSTDLIAAKMGDEAFSTGGYALFLRYTNQERQWMLVAMLKLKPGTGVNEETLELSDTLSFDIEHLHEAARVDLQKWQDDTQPYLSFIKKRQSGGQVSRYFREALGCTEYTDSKHHTGQMLDAFEAYCEENAWTPEQKREGRQKVYDYCDAKDKADEPVNLTALSAVIDDQNPVAFSDFVRDNDYEIDETFTPHKTTYNRFKRISKTFGSVRVSFDVQDIWDGRVDYDEDHACLVIANLPDELIAEIKKHKPSDANPTE; from the coding sequence ATGCAAATTCAAGAAGCGATCCTGCATCGTATCATCAAGGAAAGAAACACCAGCGGGTCCGATTCAACGGACACTAAAAAACGTGACAACTATTTACCTATCGATGAACGCCTTGAACGCACGGTCGAAGAGATTCTAAAAATTTATACGCGATCAACCAACGGTTACGGAACATTTAATTCAAGTCAAACCGTCTATCGATTTCCAGTGCTTTTGAAGGACTATGTGGCGAAAGACGTTAATTTTATTGGTTTTACTGGAGATTCTACAGATCTGATAGCCGCAAAAATGGGTGATGAAGCCTTTTCAACCGGCGGATACGCGCTTTTTCTGCGCTATACCAATCAAGAACGGCAGTGGATGCTGGTGGCAATGCTCAAACTCAAACCGGGGACCGGTGTGAATGAGGAGACACTGGAACTGAGCGATACCTTAAGTTTTGACATCGAGCATTTACATGAGGCGGCTCGCGTAGACCTCCAAAAGTGGCAAGACGACACTCAACCTTATTTGTCTTTCATCAAAAAACGTCAAAGTGGGGGCCAAGTCTCCCGCTATTTCCGTGAAGCGTTGGGTTGTACCGAGTATACGGATTCCAAACATCATACCGGGCAAATGCTCGACGCATTCGAAGCGTATTGCGAAGAAAATGCCTGGACCCCCGAGCAAAAGCGCGAAGGCCGTCAAAAAGTTTATGACTATTGTGATGCCAAGGATAAAGCCGATGAACCGGTTAACCTGACTGCATTGTCTGCGGTCATTGACGATCAGAATCCTGTAGCCTTCTCTGACTTTGTAAGGGACAATGATTATGAAATTGACGAAACCTTTACCCCTCATAAGACGACATATAACCGGTTTAAGCGAATCTCAAAGACGTTTGGTTCGGTTAGAGTCAGCTTTGACGTGCAAGATATTTGGGATGGTAGGGTTGATTATGACGAAGACCATGCCTGTTTGGTAATTGCCAACCTGCCCGATGAATTGATCGCCGAAATCAAAAAACATAAGCCCAGCGATGCCAATCCTACCGAATGA
- a CDS encoding TniB family NTP-binding protein translates to MISYEHIHPDFRHIMGLSDKERIQFMDQPRWISYRTAQQILDTLQGLMHKPQRPRMPNLLIVGDPNNGKTTVVRRFRDLCGQGYVDENADPVKPVILAESPPSADEKGLYISILERFFTPYRASDSTAKLRYQVVHLLRLCHTKILIIDEFHSLLTGSAIKQREVMNALKLLCNELAIPIVGVGSREAVRVLHTDPQHASRFDVITLPIWELNQDFQKLLAGFEKILPLKKASRLHQPELATLLHIISEGNTGNLHRLLVECASEAIKSGDEQIDKSIIESKSWLRPTRGIREVVV, encoded by the coding sequence ATGATCAGTTACGAACATATTCATCCTGATTTTCGGCACATCATGGGGTTGTCTGACAAAGAGCGAATCCAGTTCATGGACCAGCCTCGCTGGATCAGCTACAGGACTGCGCAGCAAATTCTGGATACGCTTCAGGGGTTGATGCATAAACCGCAGAGGCCGCGTATGCCCAACCTCCTGATTGTTGGTGATCCAAATAACGGCAAGACGACTGTAGTCCGCCGTTTCCGCGATTTGTGTGGGCAAGGTTATGTTGATGAAAATGCGGACCCGGTAAAACCGGTCATCCTTGCTGAGTCGCCGCCAAGTGCAGACGAAAAGGGGCTTTATATTTCCATTCTGGAGCGGTTTTTTACGCCCTATAGGGCCAGTGATTCAACGGCGAAGCTCAGGTATCAAGTTGTGCACTTATTAAGGTTATGCCATACCAAAATCCTCATAATCGACGAATTTCATTCGCTTTTGACCGGTTCCGCCATCAAGCAGCGGGAGGTGATGAATGCGTTGAAATTGTTATGCAATGAACTGGCCATACCTATTGTGGGGGTGGGGTCACGCGAAGCAGTACGGGTTCTACATACTGACCCACAACATGCCAGCCGTTTTGATGTTATTACCTTGCCCATCTGGGAATTAAACCAGGACTTCCAAAAGTTATTGGCCGGGTTTGAAAAAATATTACCGCTTAAAAAGGCATCCAGGCTTCATCAACCCGAATTGGCCACACTGCTGCATATCATTTCCGAAGGCAACACAGGCAATCTACATCGGCTGCTGGTAGAGTGTGCCAGCGAAGCTATAAAAAGCGGCGATGAACAGATCGATAAATCAATCATTGAGAGCAAATCATGGCTAAGACCTACGCGTGGCATCAGGGAAGTTGTGGTGTAG